From a single Sparus aurata chromosome 13, fSpaAur1.1, whole genome shotgun sequence genomic region:
- the spry4 gene encoding protein sprouty homolog 4: MESRVPHHIPGVSSSLISQPLLDSRVPYGRLQHPLTIYPIDQIKSSHVENDYIDSPAVVSQQPPSQKSANRRITWLGQNQEAFLGANHNHHHNHQHQHHQQGRCEPHPHQDTTTHPWISFSGRPSSISSSSSTSSDQRLLDHAAPTPTVDHHPNLHPHQGPINTITTRTPGCFTSSESKVLTSSSSASSCSSSKSLDLKAAKLPAGGVCTTGGQQGSALIPSSPAEKKHLLLCEHCGKCRCTECTLPRTLPSCWVCNQECLCSAQSLVDTATCMCLVKGIFYHCTEDEDDEGSCADKPCSCSQANCCARWSFMAALSVVLPCLVCYLPATGLAKLGQKCYDNVSRPGCRCKNSQGGVSAPALKTGGVEAKVGTLEKQQQGS, encoded by the coding sequence ATGGAGTCCAGGGTTCCCCACCACATCCCCGGAGTGTCCTCCTCCCTCATATCCCAGCCCCTGCTGGACAGTCGAGTGCCCTACGGCCGCCTGCAGCACCCGCTCACTATCTACCCCATCGACCAGATAAAGTCCTCGCATGTGGAGAACGACTACATCGACAGTCCTGCAGTCGTCTCCCAACAGCCCCCCAGCCAGAAGTCAGCCAACCGAAGAATCACCTGGCTTGGTCAGAACCAGGAGGCCTTCCTGGGGGCGAACCACAACCATCATCACAATCACcaacaccagcaccaccagcagggCAGGTGTGAACCCCATCCTCACCAGGACACCACCACCCACCCTTGGATTTCCTTCAGCGGGCGGCCCAGCtcgatcagcagcagcagcagcacctcgTCTGATCAGAGGCTGTTGGACCATGCTGCGCCCACCCCAACGGTGGACCACCACCCAAACCTGCACCCCCACCAGGGCCCCATCAACACAATCACTACCCGAACTCCAGGCTGCTTCACTTCCTCTGAATCGAAAGTcctcacctcctcttcctctgcttcctcatGCTCCTCCTCGAAATCGCTGGACCTCAAGGCTGCAAAGTTGCCCGCAGGAGGCGTGTGCACCACTGGAGGCCAGCAGGGGTCGGCCCTGATACCTTCCTCCCCGGCTGAGAAGAAGCACCTCCTTCTCTGCGAGCACTGTGGGAAGTGCCGATGCACGGAGTGTACGCTCCCCCGAACCCTACCCTCCTGCTGGGTCTGCAACCAGGAGTGCCTGTGCTCTGCTCAGAGCCTGGTGGATACAGCCACCTGCATGTGCCTGGTCAAAGGGATCTTCTACCACTGCACCGAGGATGAAGATGACGAGGGCTCCTGTGCCGACAAGCCCTGCTCGTGCTCCCAGGCCAACTGCTGCGCGCGTTGGTCCTTCATGGCTGCCCTTTCTGTTGTCCTGCCTTGCCTGGTCTGCTATCTGCCAGCTACAGGCCTGGCCAAACTGGGACAGAAGTGTTACGACAATGTTAGCAGGCCCGGCTGCCGCTGCAAGAACTCGCAGGGAGGCGTGAGCGCCCCTGCTTTAAAAACCGGAGGCGTAGAAGCAAAAGTTGGGACGCtagagaagcagcagcaggggtcATGA